From the genome of Triticum aestivum cultivar Chinese Spring chromosome 3B, IWGSC CS RefSeq v2.1, whole genome shotgun sequence, one region includes:
- the LOC123072174 gene encoding uncharacterized protein: MAAAQQPHPLPPVPAEGAAPLAAPAGAPRPYELAVAAAELRPVDCNLAALCDHVQTEGFGSGAFSDVVVEAMGATYRLHRLIISRSTYFRNMLHGPWREAGAPTVVLHIDDSNIDSEAIAIALAYLYGQPPKLNDNNAFRVLAAASFLDLQGLCTICTDFIISELWTSNFLQYQLFAESQDYGSHGERVRNACWGYLCQSATLELREVLPKLSSQTLHALLTSDELWVPNEEKRFELALFALLAKVTVSDVEVGGNENLDLMASSSTVDCSMGKGKNLMNETVEKQLMESELQKLKLHDNMQSKAANNIIDVPNVVIPQDNTPHSIPQNAEASKRMENDISTGGPSAESTSYQFNENMWLSSEQTKNYFSRTSSSNGLVPCEWGRPTAPLWGGRVVGRRQVRCSRGSSLSADEYNTFMNIFERGSLLYCNMSFDALLSVRKQLEEFEFPCKAVNDGLWLQMLLCHRVQAIVADTCRNCCLTSNSCACKQAYVGTHSHYRQEHDRTSASGTAGSIYLADAQGEGNGMFSPVRVNVRGAVDGLAGIGRGNSNVPGAAWAPTRYVFSRVPYGLGSRNGQQSFANDESEPRVDHNGDIPGDGLTALVNLSQESNASHHQAESIFEAGMQTRYSGAATVSTPGGSSLQMQESKEHELGSSWESADNTAISLDMRTPLSHFPPFRFGVEFEDVHRLADGQVKHSAEVFYAGSLWKVSVQAFNDEDPHGRRTLGLFLHRRKAELLDPLRKAHMYIDPREKVTARYQLICPSKREVMIFGSLKQAGTLLPKAPKGWGWRTAILFDELADLLQGGALRIAAVVQLV; the protein is encoded by the exons ATGGCGGCGGCGCAGCAGCCGCACCCGCTGCCGCCCGTgccggcggagggggcggcgcccctggCCGCGCCGGCGGGGGCGCCGCGGCCGTACGAGCTGGCGgtcgcggcggcggagctccgccCCGTGGACTGCAACCTCGCGGCGCTCTGCGACCACGTGCAGACCGAGGGAttcggctccggcgccttctccgaTGTCGTCGTCGAGGCCATGGGCGCCACCTACCGCCTCCACCGCCTCATCATCTCCCGCAGCACCTACTTCAG GAATATGTTGCATGGTCCATGGAGAGAAGCTGGAGCACCTACAGTGGTCTTGCATATAGATGATTCTAATATTGATTCAGAGGCAATTGCAATTGCGTTGGCATATCTTTATGGGCAACCCCCCAAGCTTAATGATAACAATGCGTTTCGTGTACTAGCAGCTGCATCATTTCTGGATCTTCAG GGATTGTGTACAATCTGTACAGATTTTATTATTTCTGAGCTTTGGACATCAAACTTTTTACAATATCAG TTGTTTGCGGAAAGCCAAGACTATGGTAGTCATGGAGAGCGTGTCAGAAATGCTTGCTGGGGTTATCTTTGTCAAAGTGCTACACTGGAACTACGAGAG GTGCTTCCAAAACTTTCTTCACAAactttgcatgctctccttacgtCTGACGAACTGTGGGTACCTAATGAGGAGAAACG GTTTGAACTAGCATTATTTGCACTACTGGCAAAGGTCACTGTTTCTGATGTAGAAGTTGGTGGAAACGAAAATTTGGACCTTATGGCAAGCTCATCAACTGTTGATTGTTCCATGGGAAAGGGAAAGAATCTGATGAATGAAACTGTTGAGAAGCAGCTAATGGAATCTGAACTACAGAAGTTGAAGTTGCATGATAACATGCAGAGTAAAGCTGCCAATAACATTATTGATGTTCCAAATGTTGTAATTCCGCAGGATAACACACCACACTCCATTCCACAA AATGCTGAAGCTTCCAAGAGGATGGAGAATGATATTTCTACAGGAGGACCATCTGCAGAAAGCACCTCTTATCAATTTAACGAAAATATGTGGCTTTCTAGTGAGCAGACAAAGAATTACTTCTCAAGAACTTCTTCAAGTAATGGATTAGTTCCATGTGAGTGGGGAAGACCCACTGCACCTCTTTGGGGTGGTAGGGTTGTTGGTCGACGGCAGGTTAGATGCAGCAGGGGAAGTTCTTTGTCTGCTGATGAATATAAtactttcatgaatatatttgaaagGGGTTCTCTTCTCTATTGCAATATGTCATTTGATGCACTGTTAAGTGTtcgaaagcaacttgaagaatttgAATTTCCTTGCAAAGCTGTAAACGATGGTCTTTGGCTCCAG ATGCTCCTGTGCCACAGAGTGCAAGCAATAGTTGCTGATACTTGCAGAAACTGTTGCCTTACAAGTAATTCTTGTGCTTGTAAACAAGCATATGTTGGTACACACAGCCACTACAGGCAGGAGCATGATAGGACAAGTGCTTCAGGAACTGCAGGTAGCATCTACCTTGCAGATGCCCAAGGCGAGGGGAATGGTATGTTTAGTCCTGTGCGTGTTAACGTAAGAGGAGCAGTTGATGGACTTGCTGGCATTGGGAGAGGAAACTCAAATGTGCCTGGCGCTGCTTGGGCTCCTACGCGTTATGTCTTCTCTCGTGTTCCCTATGGGCTTGGTTCAAGGAATGGTCAACAATCATTTGCGAATGATGAATCAGAACCTAGAGTTGACCACAATGGAGATATTCCAGGAGATGGTCTGACTGCATTGGTCAATCTTAGCCAAGAAAGCAATGCTTCTCATCATCAGGCAGAAAGTATATTTGAGGCAGGCATGCAAACTAGATATTCTGGTGCTGCTACTGTTTCTACACCAGGTGGTTCTTCTCTCCAGATGCAAGAGTCAAAAGAGCACGAACTTGGGTCCAGTTGGGAAAGTGCAGATAATACAGCTATATCCTTGgacatgagaacaccgcttagtcATTTCCCTCCTTTCCGCTTTGG GGTTGAATTTGAAGATGTGCATAGGCTTGCAGATGGTCAAGTGAAACACTCAGCTGAAGTATTTTACGCTGGCTCGCTATGGAAG GTAAGTGTCCAGGCATTCAATGATGAGGATCCTCATGGGCGGCGCACCCTTG GGCTTTTTCTCCACAGACGCAAAGCTGAATTGTTAGACCCCTTGAGGAAG GCTCACATGTATATAGACCCCCGGGAAAAGGTCACTGCTCGGTATCAG CTCATCTGTCCATCGAAGAGAGAGGTGATGATATTCGGAAGCCTGAAGCAGGCCGGCACTCTCCTGCCCAAGGCTCCAAAAGGGTGGGGTTGGCGCACGGCCATACTGTTCGATGAACTTGCTGATCTTCTCCAGGGTGGAGCCCTGAGAATCGCCGCAGTAGTCCAGCTTGTGTAA
- the LOC123066328 gene encoding 3-ketoacyl-CoA synthase 5-like, giving the protein MSSSGICKHLKCVYKLVVDNFLAMITIPMAAATVVVVGWRLGPEEIVGQLRDLTPAHLFLFGFLPISAVAMYLISRPRKVYLVDYACFHGTHHYRIPFASFVEHARQLPTFSEGSIRFMSRLLEGSGLGEETCGPTPARYIPPHKYCTLDAAREEAELVVFSAMDELFSKTNVSLDTIDILVVNCSCFNPTPSFTDMIVNKYKLRGDIRSVHLSGMGCSAGLISVELARNLLRVAPRGARALVVSTETLSPHLYVGNERPMLLPYCLFRMGGAAVLLSTSAANARFRLTSTVRTTTAADDKSYRSIYQEEDGKGNKGAGLSMDLIAVAGRTLKANITAIAPIVLPISEQLLFAMSFLANKLSSRRFKLYVPNFLTAFEHFCIHAGGSAVIDEVQRSLGLSNKHVEPSRMTLHRFGNVSSSSVWYELAYIEAKGRMHDGDRVWMIGFGSGFKCNSAVWECIVPAPNSNGPWAGCIHRYPVQIKSPKARPHQ; this is encoded by the coding sequence ATGAGTTCATCAGGAATTTGCAAGCACCTCAAATGTGTCTACAAGCTGGTCGTAGACAACTTCCTAGCCATGATTACCATACCAATGGCCGCAGCCACCGTGGTTGTGGTGGGGTGGAGGCTCGGGCCCGAGGAGATCGTGGGTCAGCTCCGAGACCTTACGCCTGCGCACCTCTTCTTGTTCGGCTTCCTCCCCATCTCTGCGGTCGCCATGTATCTAATATCACGGCCACGGAAGGTGTACCTCGTCGACTACGCTTGCTTCCATGGCACTCATCACTACCGCATCCCATTTGCCTCATTCGTTGAGCACGCACGCCAATTACCCACTTTCAGCGAGGGGAGCATCCGCTTCATGTCACGGCTTCTCGAGGGCTCGGGCCTCGGGGAGGAGACATGCGGACCCACACCGGCCCGCTACATCCCACCGCACAAGTATTGCACATTGGACGCCGCCCGGGAGGAGGCGGAGCTCGTCGTCTTCTCGGCCATGGATGAGCTGTTTTCCAAGACGAACGTCTCTCTTGACACTATCGACATACTCGTCGTCAACTGCAGCTGCTTCAACCCCACGCCGTCCTTCACCGACATGATCGTAAACAAGTACAAGCTGCGAGGCGACATCCGCAGCGTGCACCTCTCCGGGATGGGGTGCAGCGCCGGGCTGATATCGGTGGAGCTTGCGAGGAACCTCCTGCGGGTGGCGCCCCGAGGCGCACGGGCGTTGGTCGTGTCTACGGAGACCCTATCTCCCCACCTCTACGTCGGGAACGAGCGGCCCATGCTGCTGCCGTACTGCTTGTTCCGCATGGGCGGGGCGGCCGTGCTGCTGTCCACGTCCGCCGCCAATGCCCGATTCCGGCTCACGTCCACCGTGCGTACGACCACCGCGGCGGATGATAAGTCGTACCGGTCCATATACCAGGAGGAGGATGGCAAGGGGAACAAGGGCGCCGGTCTCTCCATGGACCTTATCGCCGTCGCCGGCCGCACTCTGAAAGCCAACATCACCGCCATTGCACCCATCGTCCTCCCGATATCTGAGCAGCTTTTGTTTGCAATGTCTTTCCTGGCGAACAAACTGTCCAGCAGGCGTTTCAAATTGTATGTCCCCAACTTTCTCACGGCCTTTGAGCATTTCTGCATACACGCTGGTGGGTCGGCGGTCATCGACGAGGTTCAACGCAGCCTCGGCTTGTCGAACAAGCATGTTGAGCCGTCACGAATGACGCTGCATCGCTTCGGAAACGTATCTAGCAGCTCAGTTTGGTATGAGCTAGCATATATCGAGGCCAAGGGCCGTATGCATGATGGTGATCGCGTATGGATGATCGGGTTTGGCTCTGGCTTCAAATGCAACAGTGCGGTGTGGGAGTGCATCGTACCAGCCCCCAATAGCAATGGACCATGGGCTGGGTGCATCCACCGCTATCCAGTGCAGATCAAGTCCCCAAAAGCAAGGCCACATCAATAA